In one window of Nocardia brasiliensis DNA:
- a CDS encoding GAF domain-containing protein — MTGGCGQRRLEHDWLLIETLGRTPTGALEVPTLVADGAKVKDWGSLLRIRREPHALAAQLITEVVQECVETAAEVRRAVAGLLVLGVPIRCAFAEVHGVQVWAAPEELHPSARPGVAAWDWQADTELAYHGPGLEELIFARAPEDVRVIRTPPEAFGRMVRFAGRIEYFEMVGALTGRHQSAVDMLGDDGQVRSFQMITRADPVARRIRAVMLEFADAGPGRADVDMTMLRAVSRRAGDGVGFVSLSSGLIYEWTTAPAPPLDRWAVERPSLHPDDMARFRAVCAELAAATADADAIELRLRVRFDGTDWLAVRAELWPVRPTHLGHGLIRVWHDTAD; from the coding sequence ATGACCGGCGGCTGTGGCCAGCGACGACTCGAACACGATTGGCTGCTGATCGAGACACTGGGGCGCACGCCCACCGGCGCGCTCGAGGTGCCGACGCTGGTGGCCGACGGCGCGAAGGTCAAGGACTGGGGCAGCCTGCTGCGGATCCGGCGGGAACCGCATGCCCTCGCGGCACAGCTGATCACCGAGGTGGTGCAGGAGTGCGTCGAGACGGCCGCCGAAGTGCGCCGCGCTGTAGCGGGCCTGCTCGTGCTCGGTGTGCCCATCCGGTGCGCGTTCGCCGAGGTGCACGGCGTGCAGGTGTGGGCAGCGCCCGAGGAGCTACACCCGTCGGCACGGCCGGGCGTCGCCGCGTGGGACTGGCAGGCCGACACCGAATTGGCCTATCACGGACCGGGTTTGGAGGAGTTGATCTTCGCGCGGGCACCCGAGGACGTGCGGGTGATCCGGACACCGCCCGAGGCCTTCGGCCGGATGGTGCGTTTCGCGGGGCGCATCGAGTACTTCGAGATGGTCGGTGCGCTCACCGGACGGCATCAGAGCGCGGTGGACATGCTCGGCGACGACGGTCAGGTGCGCAGCTTCCAGATGATCACCAGGGCCGACCCGGTGGCGCGCCGAATCCGCGCGGTGATGCTCGAATTCGCCGATGCCGGACCGGGCCGGGCCGATGTCGACATGACCATGCTGCGGGCCGTCTCGCGGCGGGCAGGCGACGGCGTCGGCTTCGTCTCGCTGTCCTCGGGCCTGATCTACGAATGGACAACGGCCCCGGCGCCGCCGCTGGACCGTTGGGCGGTCGAACGCCCGAGCCTGCATCCGGACGACATGGCGCGGTTCCGGGCCGTGTGCGCCGAGCTGGCCGCGGCCACGGCCGACGCGGACGCCATCGAGCTGCGATTGCGGGTGCGCTTCGACGGCACCGACTGGCTCGCGGTGCGGGCCGAGCTGTGGCCGGTGCGCCCGACGCACCTCGGGCACGGGCTGATCCGAGTCTGGCACGACACGGCGGATTAG
- a CDS encoding putative bifunctional diguanylate cyclase/phosphodiesterase, with the protein MGVDATTMAEATERVLAQLVEYFDVDFSYVRHTDRERRASVLIAEWPHRPQVPDPDPLEVVYFEGADPVFRAFEHATEPMIARPTPEFADYQETMRRASGIPVVTTAAVPLLSRGESTGVLGFIKTGDREWSTRELNVLKAIAALFAQLQARVVAEERLRYIALHDDLTGLANRRALLEHMDERLRPGSPGPVAAFFLDLDRLKALNDFLGHTAGDNFIRTLSSRLREHLDPDDMIARLGGDEFVIVPAKPMDAVAAEEEGTRIQQLIGRRVTVGGESVSRAASIGVAVGIPGETTVADVLRRADHALLSAKSGGGNGVAVFTDAMRAQFELQDDVELNLRGAVSDGSLLLHYQPEVDLRTGRVVALEALVRWMHPTRGLLPPAAFVTVAEATNLAGELGRWVIRSACAQFAEWRRRGLAANVVMRINVSPVQLVSLDFVERIEDILRLFGIDGSSICLEITEHVVVQDLARTQVTLRGLKRMGVQIAIDDFGTGYSSLSHLKALPVDAVKIDRGFVQRLGASTDDLAIVKSIIGLAGSFGLGVVGEGVETAVAARTLVGLGCYRAQGFLIARPMPADEVEAHLAVGRIPLDLDLPRASRGAAGI; encoded by the coding sequence ATGGGTGTCGACGCCACGACCATGGCCGAGGCGACCGAACGGGTACTCGCACAGCTCGTCGAATACTTCGACGTCGACTTCAGCTACGTCCGGCACACCGATCGCGAGCGCCGGGCCTCTGTGCTGATCGCGGAGTGGCCGCATCGACCGCAGGTGCCCGACCCGGACCCACTCGAGGTCGTCTACTTCGAGGGCGCCGACCCGGTGTTCCGTGCCTTCGAGCACGCGACCGAGCCGATGATCGCGCGCCCGACACCGGAGTTCGCCGATTATCAGGAGACGATGCGGCGGGCCTCCGGCATCCCGGTCGTCACCACCGCCGCCGTCCCGCTGCTCTCCCGCGGCGAGTCGACCGGCGTGCTCGGTTTCATCAAGACCGGCGATCGGGAGTGGAGTACCCGCGAACTCAACGTGCTCAAGGCGATCGCCGCGTTGTTCGCGCAGTTGCAGGCGCGGGTGGTGGCCGAGGAGCGGCTGCGCTACATCGCACTGCACGACGACCTGACAGGCCTGGCGAATCGCCGCGCGTTGCTCGAGCACATGGATGAGCGGCTGCGTCCGGGCAGCCCGGGGCCGGTGGCGGCGTTCTTCCTGGACCTGGACCGGCTCAAGGCGCTCAACGACTTTCTCGGGCACACCGCGGGCGACAACTTCATCCGCACGCTCTCCTCGCGGCTGCGCGAGCACCTCGATCCCGACGACATGATCGCGCGCCTCGGCGGCGACGAGTTCGTCATCGTGCCCGCCAAGCCGATGGACGCGGTCGCGGCCGAGGAGGAGGGCACCCGGATCCAGCAGCTCATCGGGCGCCGGGTGACCGTGGGCGGGGAGTCGGTGAGCCGCGCGGCGAGCATCGGTGTCGCCGTCGGGATTCCCGGCGAGACCACCGTCGCCGACGTGCTGCGCCGCGCCGATCACGCGCTGCTTTCGGCGAAGTCGGGCGGCGGTAACGGTGTCGCGGTGTTCACCGACGCGATGCGCGCCCAGTTCGAGCTGCAGGACGACGTGGAGCTGAATCTGCGCGGCGCGGTGTCCGACGGCTCGCTGCTGCTGCACTATCAGCCGGAGGTCGATCTGCGGACCGGCCGGGTCGTCGCGCTCGAGGCGCTGGTCCGCTGGATGCATCCGACCAGAGGACTGTTGCCGCCCGCGGCGTTCGTCACCGTGGCGGAGGCGACCAACCTGGCCGGCGAGCTCGGCCGCTGGGTGATCAGGTCGGCGTGTGCGCAGTTCGCCGAGTGGCGCCGCCGTGGCCTCGCGGCGAATGTGGTGATGCGGATCAATGTTTCGCCGGTGCAGTTGGTGAGCCTGGATTTCGTGGAGCGGATCGAGGACATCCTGCGGTTGTTCGGCATCGACGGCAGCTCGATCTGTCTGGAGATCACCGAACACGTGGTGGTGCAGGACCTGGCGCGCACCCAGGTGACGCTGCGCGGGCTCAAGCGCATGGGCGTGCAGATCGCCATCGACGACTTCGGCACCGGTTACAGCTCGCTGTCGCACCTGAAGGCGCTCCCGGTCGACGCGGTGAAGATCGACCGCGGTTTCGTGCAGCGCCTCGGCGCCAGCACCGACGATCTGGCCATCGTGAAATCCATTATCGGCCTTGCTGGTTCGTTCGGCCTCGGCGTGGTCGGTGAGGGCGTCGAGACGGCGGTCGCCGCGCGCACCCTGGTCGGCCTCGGTTGCTATCGGGCGCAAGGCTTTCTGATCGCGCGGCCGATGCCCGCCGACGAGGTGGAGGCGCACCTCGCGGTGGGGCGCATCCCGCTCGACCTCGATCTGCCGCGAGCGAGCCGGGGTGCGGCCGGCATATGA